The following are encoded together in the Echinicola jeungdonensis genome:
- a CDS encoding TonB-dependent receptor — MKGPLFLIVFYLGFFGPSFHSLAQEPIKVKGIIQDESTGDLLPGASVYWQENSENGLVSDNKGSFTIKADSLPQNLVVSFMGYKSKVVKIDLWDIHSLLKVQMKMESHNLGEITVNEQHPKQHVQSVELGKNSIPIGTIQTIPVIFGEADIFRSLQLLPGIQSVGEASSGLYVRGGSPDQNLVQLDGAPVYNPSHFFGFFSVFNPNGVSDVNLYKGNIPAYYGGRLSSVIDVDLKEGNSDKIKGQGGIGTISSRLSLDGPLFSENSTFAFSARRTYADMILKFSKNEEVNSNQLYFYDLSGKLMFRPSEKDKITISGFHGSDQLGIKGTFGFGWDNWVQSISWKRSWNEKVLMDVNAYYSQYDYLLNIQDESNDFIWKNQLGEGGFKWELMVNPSSKAEFRMGMHSRLYNFAPINVTPGESSNIEAVKTKGGRAAQQDVFISGELDVSKRLMLEAGLRLSFFVPFGPGKQYVYENDQPHPENEVVDTLYYKEFQVMDFYQGKEPRVALRFLLSEELSLKTAFNRHFQYLQVASSNSAGLPIDRWVLAGKYIQPIRSDQYSLGIFKNFNDDQWELSLEGYKKVFKNIIDVRPGAGALFTDQIETQILAGNGWAYGAELFLKKNKGNTTGWLSYTYSRTFRSIPGINNDEAYPPRYDRPHDLSLVLQHKFSERVSASMNFVYTSGQAVTYPEGSYKLENRFIPYYGEERNQDRFPDYHRLDLSLTLKNKDKGQNWKGSWNFGVYNLYGRKNPFSYQFSNVDPSGGSNKPKVIKTYLFTILPSISYKFEF, encoded by the coding sequence ATGAAAGGACCTCTGTTTTTGATTGTTTTTTATTTAGGCTTTTTCGGGCCAAGTTTTCACAGCCTTGCCCAGGAACCCATTAAAGTGAAGGGGATAATCCAGGATGAGTCAACCGGAGACCTCTTGCCGGGTGCAAGTGTTTATTGGCAAGAAAATTCAGAAAATGGACTTGTGAGTGATAACAAAGGATCCTTTACTATTAAAGCGGATAGCCTCCCCCAAAATTTGGTGGTTTCATTTATGGGATATAAATCCAAGGTTGTTAAAATAGACCTATGGGATATCCATTCCCTACTTAAGGTCCAGATGAAGATGGAATCACATAATTTAGGGGAAATTACTGTCAATGAACAGCATCCTAAACAACATGTACAGAGTGTGGAATTGGGGAAAAATTCCATACCCATTGGGACTATTCAAACCATTCCTGTGATTTTTGGGGAGGCGGATATATTTAGAAGTTTACAGCTATTACCTGGAATTCAATCCGTAGGGGAGGCAAGTTCAGGATTATATGTGAGGGGAGGTTCCCCTGACCAAAACCTTGTGCAGTTGGATGGGGCTCCTGTATATAACCCCTCTCATTTCTTTGGATTTTTCTCGGTATTTAATCCCAATGGGGTTTCCGATGTAAACTTATATAAGGGAAATATACCTGCTTATTATGGAGGGAGATTATCCTCTGTGATTGATGTAGACCTGAAAGAAGGAAATTCAGATAAAATCAAAGGCCAGGGAGGGATTGGTACCATTAGTTCAAGGTTGAGCCTCGATGGCCCACTTTTTTCAGAAAATTCAACTTTTGCCTTCTCCGCAAGAAGGACCTATGCGGATATGATTTTAAAATTTTCGAAAAATGAGGAGGTCAACAGTAACCAGCTTTATTTTTATGATCTAAGTGGAAAATTAATGTTCAGGCCATCTGAAAAAGATAAAATTACTATATCAGGTTTCCATGGAAGTGATCAGCTGGGGATAAAAGGTACTTTTGGATTTGGCTGGGACAATTGGGTACAGTCCATTTCCTGGAAAAGAAGTTGGAATGAAAAAGTATTGATGGATGTCAATGCTTATTATTCTCAATATGATTACCTCCTAAATATTCAGGATGAATCCAACGATTTTATTTGGAAGAATCAATTGGGCGAAGGAGGTTTTAAATGGGAATTAATGGTAAATCCGAGTTCTAAAGCTGAATTCCGGATGGGAATGCATTCAAGGTTGTACAATTTTGCCCCAATAAACGTTACCCCGGGAGAATCCAGCAATATTGAAGCAGTGAAGACCAAAGGGGGGCGTGCTGCTCAACAAGATGTATTTATAAGCGGGGAGCTGGATGTAAGTAAGCGATTAATGTTGGAGGCAGGGCTAAGGTTAAGTTTTTTTGTGCCATTTGGTCCGGGAAAACAATATGTCTATGAAAATGACCAACCCCATCCGGAAAATGAGGTGGTTGATACCCTCTATTATAAAGAATTCCAGGTTATGGATTTTTATCAGGGAAAGGAACCCCGGGTAGCATTAAGGTTTTTGCTGAGTGAAGAATTGTCATTAAAAACAGCATTTAATCGCCATTTTCAGTATTTGCAAGTAGCATCCAGCAATTCAGCCGGGCTGCCCATTGATCGATGGGTTTTGGCTGGGAAATATATTCAGCCCATCAGAAGTGATCAATATTCCTTGGGGATTTTTAAAAACTTCAATGATGATCAATGGGAACTTTCTTTGGAAGGTTACAAAAAAGTCTTTAAAAATATTATTGATGTCCGACCAGGGGCAGGGGCTTTATTTACCGACCAAATAGAAACCCAGATTTTGGCTGGAAATGGATGGGCATATGGGGCGGAATTATTTCTGAAAAAGAATAAAGGAAATACTACAGGTTGGCTTTCCTATACCTATTCCAGAACATTTAGGTCCATCCCTGGAATAAATAATGATGAAGCTTATCCCCCTAGGTATGACCGTCCCCACGATTTGTCTTTGGTTTTGCAGCATAAATTTAGTGAGCGGGTATCTGCTTCCATGAATTTTGTTTACACCAGTGGTCAGGCTGTAACCTATCCAGAAGGGTCATATAAGCTAGAAAACCGGTTTATTCCCTATTACGGAGAAGAGCGAAATCAGGACAGATTCCCGGATTACCACAGATTGGATTTGTCCCTGACCCTTAAGAATAAAGATAAGGGGCAAAATTGGAAAGGGAGTTGGAATTTTGGTGTTTATAATTTGTATGGGCGAAAAAACCCCTTTTCTTACCAATTTTCGAATGTAGATCCTTCCGGTGGGTCAAATAAACCGAAGGTTATTAAGACATACCTGTTTACCATTCTGCCTTCCATTAGTTATAAATTTGAATTTTGA
- a CDS encoding vWA domain-containing protein produces MIWAYPNVTLITVLAVIFGLLYLAYLYRFWKINRKLKVKKHRLLTKLTLRVVYFGLFLVALAGPSIGTGTKEIKQEGKDIFIAIDLSRSMNATDIGPSRLQRIKYELKDLVKNFSTDRIGFIIFSSEAFVQCPLTFDQNVIQLHLDGLNTGLVPNYGTDLAAPLTMALKKFRNDENQDPKSKSIILISDGEDFAGELNPILDDLNDEGIRVFSLGVGTEAGSTIPRGNGVVIDESNNQPAISKLSTKTLKKIATETNGQYFELSDQAQEIPQLITTIERIEGTVKGSKTVEASANKYFYFLLVALGFAVIDMILPLRTISM; encoded by the coding sequence ATGATTTGGGCATATCCTAATGTTACATTAATTACAGTTTTAGCGGTTATTTTCGGCCTGCTATACTTGGCGTATTTATATAGATTTTGGAAAATCAACCGGAAACTCAAAGTCAAAAAGCATCGATTGCTAACGAAACTGACTTTGAGGGTAGTCTATTTTGGATTATTCCTTGTGGCTTTGGCTGGCCCCTCTATAGGTACAGGAACTAAAGAGATCAAACAGGAAGGAAAGGATATTTTTATTGCCATTGATTTATCCAGGTCAATGAATGCCACCGATATAGGGCCATCCCGGCTTCAACGGATAAAATATGAACTAAAAGACCTGGTCAAAAACTTCAGTACAGACCGAATTGGATTTATTATTTTTAGTTCGGAAGCTTTTGTCCAATGTCCATTGACATTTGACCAGAATGTTATCCAATTACATTTGGACGGGCTCAATACCGGTCTTGTGCCTAATTATGGAACTGACCTGGCAGCTCCCTTAACCATGGCTTTAAAAAAATTCCGGAATGATGAAAACCAAGATCCCAAATCCAAATCCATTATTCTAATAAGTGATGGAGAGGATTTTGCTGGAGAACTTAACCCCATTCTGGATGACCTGAACGATGAAGGAATCAGGGTTTTCAGTCTAGGTGTTGGAACGGAAGCAGGGAGTACTATTCCCAGGGGAAATGGGGTGGTTATAGATGAATCCAACAATCAACCAGCCATCAGTAAATTATCCACCAAAACCCTTAAAAAAATAGCCACAGAAACCAATGGCCAATATTTTGAATTAAGTGACCAGGCTCAGGAAATCCCCCAGTTGATTACCACCATTGAAAGAATAGAAGGTACAGTAAAAGGTTCCAAAACTGTGGAAGCATCTGCAAACAAATACTTCTATTTTCTATTAGTTGCCTTAGGATTTGCTGTAATTGATATGATATTACCATTACGAACCATTAGTATGTAA
- a CDS encoding acetyl-CoA C-acyltransferase: MKEVYIISAVRTPIGSFGGKLSGMSAVQLGSVAIKGALEKAKVSPDQVQEVFMGNVLSANLGQAPTRQASIGAGIGYEVPCTTINKVCASGMKAIMLAAQSIMTGQNDIMVAGGMESMSNVPFYVPKARFGYKYGHGELIDGLAKDGLHEIYYNFPMGNCAENTSKNLKISREDQDKYAIQSYKRAESAWKSGNFKEEVVPVEIKGRKGETITIDEDEEYKNVVFEKIPQLKPVFDKEGTVTAANASTINDGASALVLVSKEKAEELGLKPLAKIRGFADAAQDPIWFTTAPAIAIPKALKNAGLSTADVDFYEINEAFSAVAIANQKELKISPDRLNVYGGAVALGHPLGASGARIITTLNSVLSQKNGQIGVAGICNGGGGASALVIEKID, from the coding sequence ATGAAGGAAGTATATATCATATCAGCCGTACGGACCCCCATAGGTAGCTTTGGAGGTAAGCTATCTGGAATGTCTGCAGTACAATTGGGATCTGTAGCCATAAAGGGAGCTTTAGAAAAGGCAAAAGTAAGCCCTGATCAAGTACAGGAGGTTTTTATGGGCAATGTACTTTCTGCAAATTTGGGACAAGCCCCAACCCGCCAAGCATCCATAGGAGCTGGAATTGGTTATGAGGTACCTTGTACCACTATCAACAAAGTATGTGCCTCTGGAATGAAGGCCATCATGTTGGCTGCCCAGTCCATTATGACCGGGCAAAATGATATCATGGTAGCAGGTGGCATGGAAAGCATGTCCAATGTTCCCTTTTATGTTCCAAAAGCTAGATTTGGCTATAAATATGGCCATGGGGAGTTGATAGATGGCTTAGCAAAGGATGGCTTGCATGAGATTTATTACAATTTCCCAATGGGGAATTGCGCTGAAAACACCTCCAAAAACCTGAAAATAAGCCGTGAGGATCAGGATAAATATGCCATCCAATCCTACAAAAGAGCTGAGTCAGCCTGGAAATCTGGTAATTTTAAAGAGGAAGTGGTCCCTGTCGAAATCAAAGGAAGAAAGGGGGAAACAATTACCATTGATGAGGATGAGGAATATAAAAATGTTGTTTTTGAAAAAATTCCCCAACTTAAACCTGTATTTGATAAAGAGGGAACTGTTACTGCAGCCAATGCTTCTACAATAAATGACGGGGCCTCCGCATTAGTTTTGGTAAGCAAAGAAAAAGCTGAAGAATTGGGGTTGAAACCTTTGGCGAAAATAAGGGGATTCGCAGATGCGGCGCAGGATCCCATTTGGTTTACCACTGCCCCAGCTATTGCCATTCCCAAAGCATTAAAAAATGCTGGCCTGTCTACAGCTGATGTGGATTTCTATGAAATCAACGAAGCCTTCTCCGCAGTTGCTATTGCCAATCAAAAAGAATTGAAAATTTCCCCAGACCGCCTTAATGTTTACGGGGGAGCTGTTGCATTGGGCCATCCTCTGGGAGCATCAGGAGCCAGGATCATTACTACCCTTAACTCTGTTCTGAGCCAAAAAAATGGGCAAATCGGAGTAGCTGGAATTTGCAATGGTGGTGGAGGAGCATCAGCCTTGGTTATAGAAAAAATTGATTAA
- a CDS encoding toxin-antitoxin system YwqK family antitoxin codes for MIRLFLILIFSWFIMPKAWSQQKVTTYYGPEKKRVKEIYYQKNGVPEGSYKMFFEDGSLSQKGKFIDGKKEGLFVDYFPTTSSDTLKTTIYKNDLKNGLALTYDKEGNLIQKAIFEQGLLEGKVTTYFPDGSLRAITYFSNNLPQGESIQYYENGNIQSVTHYKQGAMEGEVLTFYPDSTLKSKENYKEGLLHGPSINYFPTGQLREKYLYKDGLPHKDFQIFYENGKLARKGNYKKGKPHGTFLEFHKNGQVADSIAYRKGIPEGKHIKYYPSGQISEINHFNDRGNFQSQKYYYENGQLKKQVSFKQGQPHGVSQSFYPNGEIKENIHFYEGKLDGKYEMFNEQGQVILEKTFKNGKQIGQEKSYFPNGQLKKMVNYQKGWKNGEYKVFNKAGELVENGTYKNNRKVPSLEP; via the coding sequence ATGATCCGACTTTTTCTTATTTTGATTTTTAGCTGGTTTATTATGCCTAAGGCATGGAGCCAGCAAAAAGTAACCACTTATTATGGTCCTGAAAAAAAACGAGTAAAGGAAATTTACTACCAAAAAAACGGAGTCCCCGAAGGCTCCTATAAAATGTTTTTTGAAGATGGATCATTATCCCAAAAAGGGAAATTCATAGATGGGAAAAAAGAGGGATTATTTGTGGATTATTTTCCCACTACTTCTTCGGATACTTTAAAAACCACCATTTATAAAAATGATCTCAAAAATGGCCTGGCTCTAACCTATGACAAAGAAGGCAATCTGATTCAAAAAGCAATTTTTGAACAAGGATTGTTGGAGGGGAAAGTCACCACCTATTTTCCAGATGGAAGCTTAAGAGCTATTACTTACTTTTCCAATAATTTACCTCAGGGCGAAAGCATTCAATATTATGAAAATGGAAACATCCAATCCGTAACCCATTATAAACAAGGGGCAATGGAAGGAGAAGTCCTGACCTTTTACCCTGATAGTACTCTGAAATCCAAAGAAAATTACAAGGAAGGACTTCTCCATGGGCCATCCATCAATTATTTTCCTACAGGGCAGTTAAGGGAAAAGTATCTTTATAAGGATGGACTTCCCCATAAAGACTTCCAAATTTTTTACGAAAATGGGAAATTGGCCAGAAAGGGGAATTATAAAAAGGGAAAACCTCATGGCACCTTTTTGGAATTTCATAAAAATGGCCAAGTGGCTGACAGCATTGCTTATAGAAAAGGAATTCCAGAAGGAAAACATATCAAATATTACCCTTCAGGTCAAATATCCGAAATCAATCATTTTAATGATAGAGGAAATTTTCAATCCCAAAAATATTATTATGAAAACGGTCAATTAAAAAAGCAAGTCTCTTTTAAGCAAGGCCAACCACATGGTGTTTCGCAATCCTTTTATCCAAATGGAGAAATAAAGGAAAACATTCATTTTTATGAAGGAAAATTGGATGGTAAATACGAAATGTTCAATGAACAGGGGCAAGTCATCCTTGAAAAGACCTTTAAAAATGGAAAACAAATAGGGCAGGAAAAATCCTACTTTCCCAATGGCCAGCTAAAAAAAATGGTGAATTACCAAAAAGGTTGGAAAAATGGGGAATACAAGGTTTTTAATAAAGCAGGAGAGTTGGTAGAAAATGGCACCTATAAAAATAACCGGAAAGTTCCTTCTCTGGAGCCTTAA
- a CDS encoding phosphoribosylaminoimidazolesuccinocarboxamide synthase: MNTAIKETQFQFPEQTDFYKGKVRDVYMFQDQIAVVATDRISAFDVVLPLPIPYKGQVLNQIAAKFLEATSEIVPNWVTSIPDPNVTIGKKCEPFKVEMVIRGYLAGHAWREYKAGKRSICGVSLPEGLKENDKLPTPIITPTTKADQGHDEDISREEILNQGIVSPEDYAILEKYTRALFLKGTDMAAEKGLILVDTKYEFGKYKDEILLIDEVHTPDSSRYFYAEGYQKNQEAGLPQKQLSKEFVRQWLISNGFQGKDGQKVPNMPNKIVNDISERYIELYEKITGEPFKKADNSEMMERIKKSIASNI; the protein is encoded by the coding sequence ATGAATACCGCCATTAAAGAAACTCAATTTCAATTTCCTGAACAGACTGATTTTTATAAGGGAAAAGTAAGGGATGTTTACATGTTTCAGGACCAAATAGCCGTAGTGGCTACCGACAGGATATCAGCTTTTGACGTGGTTTTGCCCTTGCCGATTCCTTACAAAGGCCAGGTATTAAACCAAATCGCTGCAAAGTTTTTGGAAGCAACATCAGAAATAGTCCCCAATTGGGTAACTTCTATACCTGATCCCAATGTAACCATTGGCAAAAAATGTGAACCATTTAAAGTGGAAATGGTCATCAGGGGGTATTTAGCTGGCCATGCCTGGAGGGAATATAAGGCAGGAAAACGAAGCATATGTGGGGTTTCCCTACCTGAAGGTTTAAAAGAAAATGATAAACTCCCCACCCCTATTATCACTCCTACAACCAAAGCAGACCAAGGTCATGATGAGGACATTTCAAGGGAAGAAATTCTTAATCAAGGCATTGTAAGTCCGGAAGACTATGCCATTTTGGAAAAGTATACTAGGGCTCTTTTTCTTAAGGGCACTGATATGGCAGCAGAAAAGGGCCTGATCCTGGTGGATACCAAATATGAGTTTGGGAAATATAAAGATGAAATTTTATTGATCGATGAAGTCCATACCCCTGATTCTTCCCGTTACTTTTATGCAGAAGGATACCAAAAAAACCAGGAAGCAGGACTTCCCCAAAAACAACTTTCTAAGGAATTCGTTAGACAATGGTTAATTTCCAATGGATTTCAGGGGAAAGATGGTCAAAAGGTGCCTAACATGCCCAATAAAATTGTAAATGATATTTCGGAACGCTATATTGAACTTTATGAGAAAATCACAGGCGAGCCATTTAAAAAGGCTGATAATTCCGAAATGATGGAAAGAATTAAGAAATCAATTGCTTCAAATATTTAA
- a CDS encoding STAS domain-containing protein, whose product MKYTVDKKEQYVIFTLQEEKLDSSLSPDLKSELLTVHAEGYKNLMMDISHVKYADSSGLSALLVGHRAYSENGGIFVITSPQEHVLKLIKISMLDKVLHVVRSHEEAADAIFMNEIEGNKEEEEN is encoded by the coding sequence ATGAAATATACAGTAGATAAAAAAGAGCAATACGTCATATTTACCCTTCAAGAGGAAAAATTGGATTCCTCCCTTTCCCCTGATTTGAAATCAGAACTATTAACGGTTCATGCGGAAGGATACAAAAACCTTATGATGGACATAAGTCATGTGAAATATGCTGATTCCAGTGGCTTGAGTGCCCTTTTGGTAGGGCATCGGGCTTATTCAGAAAACGGAGGGATTTTCGTAATTACCTCCCCCCAGGAACATGTCCTTAAATTGATCAAAATTTCCATGTTGGATAAAGTCCTGCATGTGGTAAGATCTCATGAAGAGGCTGCTGATGCCATCTTTATGAATGAAATTGAAGGCAACAAGGAGGAAGAGGAAAATTAA
- a CDS encoding ribonuclease Z, whose product MDFSVTILGANSAVPAHGRNQTCQVVTLGNQLYLVDCGESTQIQLRKYKVKFSKINNIFISHLHGDHYLGLMGVISTFHLNRRKDPLTIFGPKGLDEIIIAHLKHGNTKLNYPLKFIPTDPDKKSLLVDDNTHQVYSFPLKHRLPCTGFYFIEKPKPRNLVKEKLKDQKLSLEAIETLKSGKDFLDEEGNVLYPVEEFTYPPAPLRKYAFCSDTIYDPELVPFIKGVDLLYHEATFMNDEAVRARETFHSTAAQAGAIARAGKVKKLLLGHYSTRYSDLSPLLLEAQDIFPNSFLSVEGESYCVSE is encoded by the coding sequence TTGGATTTTTCGGTTACCATTTTAGGCGCCAATTCAGCAGTACCTGCCCATGGTAGGAATCAGACCTGTCAAGTGGTTACATTAGGTAATCAACTTTATCTTGTAGATTGCGGGGAATCCACCCAGATCCAACTAAGGAAATACAAGGTAAAGTTCTCCAAGATTAATAACATCTTTATTTCCCATTTACATGGAGATCATTACCTGGGATTAATGGGGGTGATCTCCACATTTCATTTAAATAGAAGGAAGGATCCATTAACGATTTTTGGTCCCAAGGGATTAGATGAAATCATCATTGCCCACCTCAAGCATGGCAATACAAAACTAAATTATCCCTTAAAATTTATTCCTACCGATCCGGATAAAAAATCACTGTTGGTGGATGATAATACCCATCAAGTTTATAGTTTTCCATTGAAACACCGACTTCCATGTACAGGCTTTTATTTTATTGAAAAACCCAAACCCAGAAACCTTGTCAAAGAAAAATTAAAGGATCAAAAGCTTAGCTTGGAGGCTATAGAAACCTTAAAATCTGGAAAAGACTTTTTGGATGAGGAGGGAAATGTTTTGTACCCTGTGGAGGAATTTACCTACCCCCCTGCACCATTGAGAAAATACGCTTTTTGTTCAGATACAATTTATGATCCGGAATTGGTTCCTTTTATCAAAGGGGTGGATTTACTATATCATGAGGCTACTTTTATGAATGATGAGGCGGTACGGGCGAGGGAAACTTTTCACAGTACGGCTGCTCAGGCAGGCGCTATTGCCAGGGCTGGAAAAGTAAAAAAACTATTATTGGGTCACTATTCCACAAGATATTCAGATTTAAGCCCTTTGCTTTTGGAAGCACAAGACATTTTTCCAAATAGCTTTTTGAGTGTGGAAGGAGAATCATATTGTGTAAGCGAATGA
- a CDS encoding queuosine precursor transporter: MNQLNTDKTYQSKKTNLFIILSGIFLTNAILAELIGVKIFSGERALGLAPAHWTFFGEYVLDFNLTAGAVIWPVVFITTDIINEYFGKKGVRKISILTAMFIAYIFLVISIVTTLPPAPFWLDVNNTDPQGNTFNIEFAFDTIFKQGLGIIIGSLVAFLLGQLIDVFVFQKLRKLTGSKMIWLRATGSTLVSQFIDSFVVLGIAFYVFGNWSIPQLIAVGIINYIYKFTVAIILTPLLYLGHDLIDKYLGKDIAEKMTLEAASDTSFL, encoded by the coding sequence ATGAATCAACTTAATACGGATAAAACATATCAGTCCAAAAAAACCAATCTTTTCATTATTTTAAGCGGTATCTTTTTGACCAATGCCATTTTAGCTGAATTGATTGGAGTTAAAATTTTTTCAGGAGAGCGTGCCTTAGGTCTTGCTCCAGCCCATTGGACTTTCTTTGGAGAATATGTTCTGGACTTTAATTTAACTGCTGGGGCAGTCATTTGGCCTGTTGTTTTTATTACCACCGATATTATTAACGAATATTTTGGAAAAAAAGGGGTTAGGAAAATCAGCATATTGACTGCTATGTTTATTGCCTATATTTTCCTGGTAATTAGCATTGTAACAACTTTACCCCCAGCCCCATTTTGGTTGGATGTAAATAATACAGATCCTCAAGGGAATACTTTTAATATTGAATTTGCTTTTGATACTATCTTCAAACAAGGTTTGGGAATTATTATAGGTTCATTGGTTGCCTTTTTGCTGGGACAATTGATTGATGTTTTTGTTTTTCAAAAATTGAGGAAACTTACCGGTTCTAAGATGATATGGCTGCGGGCAACTGGATCCACCTTGGTATCCCAGTTTATTGATTCCTTTGTGGTATTAGGAATAGCCTTTTATGTCTTTGGGAATTGGTCTATTCCCCAATTAATTGCCGTGGGAATCATCAACTATATCTATAAATTTACAGTGGCAATTATCCTTACCCCACTTTTGTATTTAGGACATGACCTGATTGATAAATATTTGGGAAAAGATATTGCTGAAAAAATGACCTTGGAAGCTGCCAGTGACACATCTTTCTTATGA
- a CDS encoding bile acid:sodium symporter family protein, whose translation MSKFKQILKKAGFNGFFVALIGTIFLAYLFPEWGSEKSWVPLDEITYYGISLIFFFYGVKLDPVKLGRGLQNWKLHVVIQCTTFLLFPVMVLVVKSIFGTGQSNLWLGAFYLSALPSTVSASVVMVSIAGGNIPAAIFNASISSIVGVFLTPVWMELFLDGVGMEFDLLMAFWKLSLQVLFPVIIGFILHRILGGWVQKYNQTLKYFDQTIILCIVFSAFSASFEREMFAGHSWLFLIGLGGLMLGLFLWMATLMYGVGRSLGFSKEDQITVLFCGSKKSLVQGAAMGRVLFPDPVTFGVILLPLMIYHSLQLVAGSVIAQQLAQQMKLRRRVS comes from the coding sequence ATGTCAAAATTTAAACAGATACTAAAAAAGGCTGGTTTCAATGGTTTTTTTGTGGCATTAATTGGGACTATTTTTTTGGCTTATTTATTTCCTGAATGGGGAAGTGAAAAAAGTTGGGTTCCATTGGACGAAATTACATATTATGGGATATCCTTGATTTTTTTCTTTTATGGGGTAAAACTTGATCCTGTAAAATTGGGTCGGGGCCTTCAAAACTGGAAATTACACGTGGTGATCCAATGCACTACTTTTTTACTGTTTCCTGTAATGGTACTGGTGGTCAAATCAATTTTTGGTACAGGCCAATCCAACCTTTGGCTGGGAGCATTTTATTTATCCGCTTTGCCCAGCACAGTTTCAGCTTCAGTGGTAATGGTTTCCATTGCAGGTGGAAATATTCCCGCAGCAATTTTTAATGCCAGCATTTCAAGTATTGTTGGGGTGTTTTTGACTCCGGTTTGGATGGAATTGTTTCTCGATGGTGTGGGGATGGAGTTTGATTTATTAATGGCTTTTTGGAAACTCAGCCTACAGGTTTTATTTCCTGTTATTATCGGATTTATTTTACACCGTATTTTGGGAGGATGGGTCCAAAAGTATAACCAAACCCTAAAGTATTTTGACCAAACCATTATTCTCTGTATAGTATTTTCTGCTTTTTCGGCATCCTTTGAAAGGGAAATGTTTGCTGGGCACAGTTGGCTCTTCCTGATAGGTTTGGGTGGGTTGATGTTGGGTTTGTTTTTATGGATGGCAACCTTGATGTATGGGGTAGGGAGGAGCTTGGGTTTTAGTAAAGAAGACCAAATTACAGTTCTTTTTTGCGGCTCTAAAAAGTCCCTGGTACAGGGAGCCGCTATGGGCAGGGTGCTATTTCCAGATCCGGTAACATTTGGGGTGATTTTACTGCCATTGATGATTTATCACAGCCTCCAATTGGTGGCTGGAAGTGTCATTGCACAGCAATTGGCCCAACAAATGAAATTGAGAAGAAGAGTTTCATAA
- a CDS encoding TrmH family RNA methyltransferase: protein MISKNTLKFIKSLQQKKIRKNERAFFVEGSKNVTELLKSDFEVTHLLFTDKYSLEQAALVDDFKGEKALVQAKVLESTGAFKSNDSALAVAKMKPNHPFSLDNDLAIALDDVRDPGNLGTIIRIADWYGIKKLILSEQTADFYNPKVLQASMGSFTRVDFFYTSLEKYLSQVNIPVYGAFLEGGNIYQAYLETPGIILMGNESKGISPNLEKWVNQKLTIPRLGNAESLNVAIATAIICDNFRRL, encoded by the coding sequence ATGATCAGCAAAAATACGCTTAAGTTTATTAAATCCTTACAACAGAAAAAAATCCGTAAAAATGAACGTGCATTTTTTGTGGAAGGATCCAAGAATGTTACTGAACTGCTGAAATCGGATTTTGAAGTTACACATCTACTTTTTACCGACAAATATTCCCTGGAACAAGCTGCCCTTGTGGATGATTTTAAGGGAGAAAAAGCCTTAGTGCAGGCAAAGGTACTGGAAAGTACGGGGGCATTCAAATCAAATGATAGTGCTTTGGCAGTGGCCAAAATGAAACCTAACCACCCATTTTCCTTAGATAATGACCTTGCCATTGCATTGGATGATGTAAGGGACCCTGGAAATTTGGGAACCATCATTAGGATTGCAGATTGGTATGGGATTAAAAAATTAATTTTATCAGAGCAAACGGCGGATTTTTATAACCCTAAAGTTCTCCAAGCAAGTATGGGTTCATTTACCCGCGTTGATTTCTTCTACACCTCATTGGAGAAATATCTGTCTCAAGTCAATATTCCTGTTTATGGGGCTTTTTTGGAGGGAGGAAATATCTATCAGGCTTATTTGGAAACTCCCGGGATTATTTTGATGGGCAATGAATCCAAAGGAATATCCCCAAATCTGGAAAAATGGGTCAACCAAAAATTAACTATCCCAAGATTGGGGAATGCTGAATCATTAAATGTGGCCATTGCTACGGCCATTATATGTGATAACTTTAGGAGGTTATAA